A region of Vigna radiata var. radiata cultivar VC1973A unplaced genomic scaffold, Vradiata_ver6 scaffold_70, whole genome shotgun sequence DNA encodes the following proteins:
- the LOC106779930 gene encoding AT-hook motif nuclear-localized protein 28-like — MSNNPTPIANSDSVSSDDHHIGSSSQRTPPPPLPPPPPPPPTASTNQHVTNPSSSKPRGRPIGSKNKPKPIPLPVPLPTEPSVKVVVVTVDPNRDIMECILDIAHQDHVSLSIVSAIGMINSVTLRNSTHGAPSLVLHGPFKLLSLTGSYLYRNEYTLHLGATPPRPLSFGINFSASNGEIFTGIIAARVVAGEGVSLTVSTFKSPDILKYAAESKEGDDNNSDNDNNNPNDLTEGGDDQRSI, encoded by the coding sequence ATGAGCAACAATCCAACGCCAATCGCTAACTCAGACTCCGTTTCCTCCGACGACCACCACATTGGATCCTCCTCCCAACGCACTCCACCACCGCctctaccaccaccaccaccaccaccaccaaccgCCTCCACCAATCAACATGTCACAAACCCATCTTCAAGTAAGCCACGTGGCAGACCCATAGGTTCCAAGAACAAGCCAAAGCCCATCCCTCTGCCAGTGCCCCTACCAACTGAGCCCTCCGTAAAGGTTGTGGTTGTCACTGTGGATCCAAACAGGGACATCATGGAGTGCATCCTTGATATTGCTCACCAAGACCATGTCAGCCTCTCCATCGTCAGTGCCATCGGCATGATCAATAGCGTAACCCTTCGCAACTCAACCCATGGAGCCCCATCCCTCGTGCTCCATGGCCCATTCAAATTACTCTCCCTCACTGGCTCCTACTTATACAGAAACGAATACACCCTTCACCTTGGAGCCACTCCTCCCCGTCCCTTATCCTTTGGAATCAACTTCTCCGCCTCTAACGGCGAAATCTTTACCGGCATTATCGCCGCCAGAGTCGTCGCCGGCGAGGGCGTCAGCTTGACAGTTTCCACCTTCAAGAGTCCTGATATTTTAAAGTACGCTGCTGAAAGTAAAGAAGGGGATGACAATAACAGCGACAATGATAACAACAACCCTAATGATCTTACAGAGGGTGGCGACGACCAACGTTCAATATAA